AACAAAGCCTTGATGTTGTGAATGTTTTGCTAGCTACCTACCCGATAGGATTATAGAAAAGGTCATTTTGGCATATTTTGAGATTTCGGAGTTTGAcactttttgttattttttaaggtgcctttttttgttattttaaaatacttatttgattttttaatgtTAAAAACTACGGAACAAAGCAATTCAAAATCCCTTAAAAGCTGGATGTTGATGTCTCTCACTATGCTTTCttacattttcttttaatttggaaCATCATCATGTATTTGTATAGCTACATGGTTGTTTTTGTTTAATCCTCTCAGATTTGTCTCTATTCGAAACAATTTTTcatttgaatttgataattaaaagatGTTTCATCACTGTTATCTGTAACAGTGTCCTGTTATTCCAACAGGCAGCGTATATAATGAATGGAAATTGCAAGAATGTTATGAACATGTCTCAGTCTGATCAGCTGGAGCTTTGGCATTCTGTCATGAATGGTATGTATGTTCATTGATAAGGACTCAAGACTAGCTTTTGTTTGTTTTggtcttttattatttttaatagaaaatttcagTTATTTTAGTTGTAATATAAGGCATTCCAGGGTTAAGGTGGCGTTAGTTATAAATATATACTTACAGAAGGGATTTGTTTCTAAAGCGATCTTGAACCATTTTTGAGCCTTGATTTGGTGTGTCCTATATTAGTCTATGAGCTAGCATGGGTTCACTTAGTTTTATCATgaattaatattttcttttaggATGCAAAAGAGTAGTTTGATACTTTAGTTTAAGTAGCTTCATTGGGGCATGTTGAGGAATGCACTCAACTAAATTCTCTGGAGCTGGGTGACTTTGATTACTTTTAAGTAGCATGTGCTGGCCTGTTGAGTCATGCTTCATCTACTTACGTTGGTCATTGCTCAATTATGATTAATGTAAGTGAAGTCCTGGGAGAATTGGATCTTAAATGATCATACTTCTAgtatttttcacaaattatggCTTTCAACACTCGAATGCATGTGTTCTTCTGTCAGCTTATGCCTTTTTTATTTGAATTGGCCTATTTCATTTTTCTTATAGCCCACAAATGCACCTACCCTTCCTATTTTATTCTTACGCATCGTCAATTTTGTCAAAGGTGTGTTTTAATGGTTAATATAAACTTATGCGTTGTTGAAGGCATATATATTATACATTTTAAATATGGACAAATctaattttcattttgtttttcccGGTCATGGAGCTGGAAAACTTTGTCTTTTTGCTGCCCCCtggtttatttcttttcttttgttcctCTGTTTTGTTGCTTGAATGAAGACACCTTATTGTCTTGATTTTCTTGAATGTCTACTTGGTTCCCTTCTTTATCCGGATCTGTTTTTTCTTTTGCATTGCTTCAGTCTTTGTTGATGTGGGAGAAAGAAATGAATGAATGTTTAGAGTACATTCAATTGTGTAAATAATGATTTGTTGAATCAATAAATAATCAAGGATTTGAGGTTTATGTTTCCCACATAAACTATTCATTTCTTATGGGTTTCTGTAAAACAAAGTTTTAAATAAGATTTAGGATCATTTTCTGCATGCAGGGAGCTAGAGAAAGGGATTTCAAAAGAAAAATGTCTGGGGAGCTGATACTATAATTCGTAGGTCTTTTATGATTCAAGTATTATGAATTTATGATAGCTTAAACCAGAACAGTATCAAATATGGAATTAAAGTGTCCAGATTGAGAGCAGCATTCGAGAATAAGAAAAGCTCATCCTGGTGGTCAGTCATCTGGTTTCTAAGGGAATACAATggaaattttcttaaaaattatTGCCTAGGGCTGAACTGACTCATTAATAGGAGTTCTTGATGTAGCTTATTGTGCCTAATAGGCATGACTAGACAAATCTTATATTTGCTTGACATTCTGGAAAACATATTTGCAATTTCTTTCAGCCTTATTTTGCTGCTTACTGAGATTTCTCAACTCTTCTTGATTTGGATTGTTTTTCACTCATCTCTAGAGAAGTGAGTTTTTACTTAATGTCAAGTGAAAATGGTATCTAGAGTTGGAAAATCGTTCCAACTTATCTatagaaattaaatttttttttataccaTCACCATTCATATTCTTTAATGTGTGTCTGGCAAGCATTCTatttgttcaaataaatagaaatggCATTGTTTTGGGTATCTGGAAAAAGAAATTTGGATACTGAATTTGTAATGGAGGGAGTTAGATGTTTGATTAGTATTTGATATAAGATATGCCGTATTTTCCTCTGCCCTGCAAAATCTGGTAGAACCGATCATTCAGCAAGAATACAAATGTACATATCTAGCTTTTTCACTTGTCAGTTCTTTCTTCCTCCCTCTCCATTTCAACTACTTTTGAACAATGTCTTTATGATCGAAGAAGCTTCAATTTTAAAATTGGGTTATGACAGGTAATTTGGAAGCCTACCAACGGGTCTCATCTAAGCTTAAACTTGCAACGGTTGATGATGAGTATGCAAGTTTGTGCCTGCAAAAATCTCAACAATCCGTCATAGAAACAGATTTGCCTGCACAAGCGAAAACAGGTTTGCATATTTCTTATTATGCTTGAAGATCCATGAATTGCATAAATTCAAGTTATGCGGTCCTCATATGTTTCATAACAATGTGGAATATTTTAATGCCTTGGGTTGTGTAATTCTAGAAAATCTGAGAATTACCAGAGTAATCTTAACACTTTAGGTAgtaggaaaagagaaaataaacaatataaactCTAACCTGAAGAATCTTATATCGAACCAATGACATCTAATTTAAAATCAGTTTTTATCAGTCCTTCAGCAAGTAGAGAACCCAGAATATTTCTGACAGTTCCATTATCTGCATAATTTATTTGCCTATTTCCTGTGTCTATTCCACCTCTTATTGAATGTGGCCTGTTCTTGACGTATAATGATCTTAAATTTTTGAATGGATCTACATTGACAGTCTGCTATCCTTACTATTAAGAAGTCATAATTAGCAAAGTAGAAATCTCCTGCCAAAACTATTAGAAAGGAGGTAAGAATCAGATTTGATCATCTGTTAAGTTTGAATACAACTTATCATTCAGTTGTTGAACCGCACTGGGAgctattaaaatattttgaagCAACTTGTTTTTATATAGTCCATCTGAAATAGATAATTGCTGTCAATACCAattatgtttcatgataatgcATATTGTGTACCTAGTTAAGCATGCATTAATGAATATAAGCATGTGCATCTTAACCAGTTGATATACATGGCTGCAATTTCTTTCTATATGCTTAAAGAAAAACAATTCAGGTTGCATTTACATTTGGTTGGGATATTACttctaatattttaatataaatcttTTGTCAtccttaaatttatttatttttatttaattgtttctgAACTCGTGTTAGGAAGAGTTCCAGTTAGATTATATGTTCTAAGTGTAAGCAAGGATTTTGATGATTTGGACGAGATTCCTCGAGTCGATAGTTGGGAGAAAATCTCTTACATAAACCGACCTGTTGAGATCCGCAAAGAAGGTAAGCAATGCTTCTTATGTAAGCGACAAACCTGTAACTGGCAGCTGTGCATGTGGAGAAATGAATTGGATGCTAACAGTCATCTCCTTTATTTCCAATGTAGTATACTTTGTAGATCAAAACTGGACACTCttaatttgtttctttttttattGCATCCCATtttgaattttacaatttttatctgCCTTTTGTGCTACATGCATTCCTCTTTCTTTGCAGATAAATGCTTCACTTTACACGATGCTTTGAAAATCCTTCTGCCGGAATTGTTTTTAGATGAATCCTTAATGAATGTAAAATTAGGCGGAGTAGATCTTGAGGATGCAGTTAGAAATTCGAATGAAGATGTGACCAGTGTTAAGGTAGTGGAAGACCAGGGACAAAATGTATGTAAACAACCAGAGGCTTGCCGCATTTCCAGTAGTGCCAAAATCAAGCTTATCCGAATTCAGGGTATCGAACCAAAGTTAGAGATACCCTTCTCTTGGGTAGCAAACAATTTATTAAACCCGGACTATTTTCTTCACGTCTGTGTTTGTGTCAAAGTTGCACAATAAAATCCCACATGAAGGGGCTGGATGTGTGGATATGTTTCTCCTGTTGTGACAAGGAGGTTAGGGTCTCttctttttattcattttacACTCTGAATATGTTGATTGCATCAATGTCTTagcaaaaaatg
This is a stretch of genomic DNA from Gossypium arboreum isolate Shixiya-1 chromosome 11, ASM2569848v2, whole genome shotgun sequence. It encodes these proteins:
- the LOC108466016 gene encoding autophagy protein 5 isoform X2, whose translation is MFFAHHIILWFLSFSAKTEPISSQPFLNAAAGVGGVAAAILKSGFNSGNGSTKVCMGRRNSSSNPSPRIPSHHSSSSSSCSGQLLSFSSLFLFFYIFFANSKPFQILAPRIGYLPLLAPLIKPYFSSTLPPGVDTIWFDCNGLPLKWYIPTGVLFDLLCPEPERPWNITVHFRGYPGNVLIPCEGEDSVKWSFINSLKEAAYIMNGNCKNVMNMSQSDQLELWHSVMNGNLEAYQRVSSKLKLATVDDEYASLCLQKSQQSVIETDLPAQAKTGRVPVRLYVLSVSKDFDDLDEIPRVDSWEKISYINRPVEIRKEDKCFTLHDALKILLPELFLDESLMNVKLGGVDLEDAVRNSNEDVTSVKVVEDQGQNVCKQPEACRISSSAKIKLIRIQGIEPKLEIPFSWVANNLLNPDYFLHVCVCVKVAQ
- the LOC108466016 gene encoding autophagy protein 5 isoform X1 gives rise to the protein MEAPKYVWEGAIPLQIHLHESQVTTLPPPPPALILAPRIGYLPLLAPLIKPYFSSTLPPGVDTIWFDCNGLPLKWYIPTGVLFDLLCPEPERPWNITVHFRGYPGNVLIPCEGEDSVKWSFINSLKEAAYIMNGNCKNVMNMSQSDQLELWHSVMNGNLEAYQRVSSKLKLATVDDEYASLCLQKSQQSVIETDLPAQAKTGRVPVRLYVLSVSKDFDDLDEIPRVDSWEKISYINRPVEIRKEGKQCFLCKRQTCNWQLCMWRNELDANSHLLYFQCSILCRSKLDTLNLFLFLLHPILNFTIFICLLCYMHSSFFADKCFTLHDALKILLPELFLDESLMNVKLGGVDLEDAVRNSNEDVTSVKVVEDQGQNVCKQPEACRISSSAKIKLIRIQGIEPKLEIPFSWVANNLLNPDYFLHVCVCVKVAQ
- the LOC108466016 gene encoding autophagy protein 5 isoform X3, with the translated sequence MEAPKYVWEGAIPLQIHLHESQVTTLPPPPPALILAPRIGYLPLLAPLIKPYFSSTLPPGVDTIWFDCNGLPLKWYIPTGVLFDLLCPEPERPWNITVHFRGYPGNVLIPCEGEDSVKWSFINSLKEAAYIMNGNCKNVMNMSQSDQLELWHSVMNGNLEAYQRVSSKLKLATVDDEYASLCLQKSQQSVIETDLPAQAKTGRVPVRLYVLSVSKDFDDLDEIPRVDSWEKISYINRPVEIRKEDKCFTLHDALKILLPELFLDESLMNVKLGGVDLEDAVRNSNEDVTSVKVVEDQGQNVCKQPEACRISSSAKIKLIRIQGIEPKLEIPFSWVANNLLNPDYFLHVCVCVKVAQ